The Pseudofrankia inefficax genome window below encodes:
- a CDS encoding menaquinone biosynthetic enzyme MqnA/MqnD family protein — protein sequence MPRPRPTPGGPATDVAETRPRVGHIQFLNCMPFYWGLVNSGALLDLDLYKDTPDRLSEALVAGELDLGPISLVEYLRHADELVVLPDLAVGSDGPVLSVVLSTQVPVDEIRSVALGSTSRTSVLLARMMLEDRFGVRPRYITMPPDVPMMLREADAAVTIGDVALRAYYEFEQGGPGHRPEVIDLGAAWRDWTGLPMVFAIWAARRSFAGAHPGLVKEVHSALRGGIELALAEVQTVAARASRWEVFDQASLVRYFTTLDFRLGERQLAGVAEFARRAAVRGAVPPPRDIVFADV from the coding sequence GTGCCCAGGCCTCGCCCGACCCCGGGCGGCCCGGCCACTGACGTCGCCGAGACCCGGCCGCGCGTCGGGCACATTCAGTTCCTGAACTGCATGCCGTTCTACTGGGGCCTGGTCAATTCGGGCGCCCTGCTGGACCTGGACCTGTATAAGGACACCCCGGACCGGTTGAGCGAGGCCCTCGTCGCCGGCGAGCTCGATCTCGGGCCGATCAGCCTCGTCGAGTACCTGCGGCACGCCGACGAGCTGGTGGTACTGCCGGATCTCGCCGTCGGCTCCGACGGGCCCGTGCTGTCGGTGGTGCTGAGCACCCAGGTACCCGTCGACGAGATCCGCTCGGTGGCGCTCGGCTCGACCTCGCGGACCAGCGTGCTGCTGGCCCGGATGATGCTCGAGGACAGATTCGGGGTCCGGCCGCGGTACATCACGATGCCGCCGGACGTGCCGATGATGCTGCGGGAGGCCGACGCCGCGGTCACGATCGGTGACGTGGCGCTGCGGGCCTACTACGAGTTCGAGCAGGGCGGCCCCGGCCACCGGCCCGAGGTCATCGATCTCGGCGCGGCCTGGCGGGACTGGACCGGGCTGCCGATGGTCTTCGCGATCTGGGCGGCCCGCCGCTCGTTCGCGGGGGCTCACCCCGGTCTGGTCAAGGAAGTGCACAGCGCGCTGCGTGGCGGCATCGAGCTCGCCCTCGCGGAGGTGCAGACGGTCGCCGCCCGTGCGTCGCGCTGGGAGGTCTTCGACCAGGCATCGCTGGTCCGTTACTTCACGACGCTCGACTTCCGCCTCGGCGAGCGCCAACTCGCCGGTGTCGCGGAGTTCGCCCGCCGCGCCGCGGTACGC